One Calditrichota bacterium genomic window, ATTGACACAGCTGATCACAGTTTCAAAATCTTAAAAAGAAAAAGAACAAATGCTGAAAATGTTTATTCAGAAGCGGCGTTTAATGTAAGAAAGTGGGTCATTAGTATTTTATAGTTCCCACTCCCATCCTTATGTGGCAAGCTCAGAATTTGGAAAAAGAATTAGAACAAAATCGCGAGTGAATTATCTTTGAGTCAAAAATACTCGCGAGTATTTTTGACTACGGTGTAAAATACTCGTATATTCTCTCCCAAAAAAGGCTGTCATGTTAAAAAGATATTTGCAAAATCAAGTGAAGAACGATCTTAAAAAAAAGATGGTTTTTATCGGTGGGGCAAGACAAGTTGGTAAAACAACTTTGGCGCTTGAAGTTGCTGACCGAGAAGGTTATTTGAATTGGGATGTTCCCGAACATAAAGAATCAATACTCAGAAATGAATTTCCTGTATGTCCGGTTTTGATATTTGACGAGATACATAAGTATCGTTCCTGGAGGAATATTTTAAAGGGATTGTTTGATGGAAGGGGACCGGAGCAGAAAATACTTGTAACAGGTAGTGCGCGCCTGGATTTTTACCGTCATGGAGGAGATTCGCTTCAAGGTCGCTATCATTATTTGAGGTTACATCCGCTTTCTTTTGCAGAAATTAATGGCCAGGGTCTGGATGATTTTAATGCCCTTCTAAATTATGGCGGTTTTCCGGAGCCATTTTTCCAGGCAAGCGAAACAGAAACCAAGCGTTGGTCCCGTGAATACCGGCAACGTTTAATTCAGGAAGATTTGATTTCCCTTGAACAAGTTCGGGAGATAAATAAATTAGAGTTAATGATGTTACGATTACCTGAATTGTGTGGATCTCCACTTTCTTTGAACAGTATAAGAAATGACTTACAGGTAAGCCATAAATCAATAGCACATTGGTTAAATATTCTTGAACAATTGTATGCAATTATTCGCCTTTCTCCATTTGGAACACCACAAATACGTGCAGTAAAAAAAGAACAAAAACACTATCACTATGATTGGAACTTGGTATTGGATCAAAGTATTCGCTTTGAAAATATGGTTGCGATTCATCTTTTAAAATGGGTCCATTTTCTACAAGATACTCAGGGAAGGGAAACAGAACTCCGCTATTTTCGGGATATTGATGGACGGGAAGTTGATTTTGTGGTTTTAGAAGATGGATTACCAATAAAATTTATAGAATGTAAATGGAATGATGCTGGTATCTCAAAAGGATTAAAATATTTAAAAGCCAGGTTTCTGAATACAGAGTCATGGCAGATTTCGGCAATTGGAAAAAAAGACTACTTGTCAAAAGAGCAGATTAGGGTATGTCCTGCTACAATTTTTCTTAAAACATTAATCTAAAAGCTTATAAGGATTGTTATAGTTCCCACTCCCATCCTTCTGTGGCAAGTTCAGAATTTGGAAAAAGAGTTTGTGCATTCTTCTCAATTTTATATAAATCTTCATCGCTATGGTTTGGTGCATGATGAAAAAGCAAAAGCTTTTTAGCTTTAGCTTGTTTAGCAGTATCTGTTGCCGAAACAAATGTACTATGGCCATAACCGGCAAACATTTTGTATTCTTCTTCAGTGTATTGCGCGTCATGTACAAATACATCAGCGTTTTTGGCAAAATTAATAAGCCGCTGGTCTCCGCCAATATATTGTTCCACATCGGTTGCATAAACAAATGATTTGTCTTTCCATTCAGCCTTAAATGGGTAGCTACCATCTTTTGGATGAAAATAATACTTCATGGTACGGATCGTCAGTTCTCTGTCATTAGGTAACGGTTCCATAGCATGGCCAACTTTTGGTGCCGGTCTTTCAGGTGTGAAATATACGATTGTATTTTCTGTCAGATTATGAAATTCTTTTGTTGATCTAAATTCTTCCATGCCAACAGGGAAAAATTGAGGTGCAACATAATTCCTGAGAATTTGCTCAAAATCCATTCCCAATGTTGAAGGCCCAAAAAAGTGTAGAAAAACACCCGGCATATACAAGGGTGCAAAATAAGGCAATCCCATTAAGTGATCATGATGGGTATGATTAAACATAAATGTTATATGAAATGGTGTTTTAGAATTTTTTTGATGTTCTAATATTTCAGGGATTAATTCTTTGCCCAAATTGATGACACCGCTACCGGCATCAAAAATAACGATGTTGCTTTTTGTACGAACTAGAACACAAGCT contains:
- a CDS encoding ATP-binding protein, with protein sequence MLKRYLQNQVKNDLKKKMVFIGGARQVGKTTLALEVADREGYLNWDVPEHKESILRNEFPVCPVLIFDEIHKYRSWRNILKGLFDGRGPEQKILVTGSARLDFYRHGGDSLQGRYHYLRLHPLSFAEINGQGLDDFNALLNYGGFPEPFFQASETETKRWSREYRQRLIQEDLISLEQVREINKLELMMLRLPELCGSPLSLNSIRNDLQVSHKSIAHWLNILEQLYAIIRLSPFGTPQIRAVKKEQKHYHYDWNLVLDQSIRFENMVAIHLLKWVHFLQDTQGRETELRYFRDIDGREVDFVVLEDGLPIKFIECKWNDAGISKGLKYLKARFLNTESWQISAIGKKDYLSKEQIRVCPATIFLKTLI
- a CDS encoding MBL fold metallo-hydrolase: MSDYRFKAKIYGVRGSYPIAPAEGTKIGGNTACVLVRTKSNIVIFDAGSGVINLGKELIPEILEHQKNSKTPFHITFMFNHTHHDHLMGLPYFAPLYMPGVFLHFFGPSTLGMDFEQILRNYVAPQFFPVGMEEFRSTKEFHNLTENTIVYFTPERPAPKVGHAMEPLPNDRELTIRTMKYYFHPKDGSYPFKAEWKDKSFVYATDVEQYIGGDQRLINFAKNADVFVHDAQYTEEEYKMFAGYGHSTFVSATDTAKQAKAKKLLLFHHAPNHSDEDLYKIEKNAQTLFPNSELATEGWEWEL